One genomic segment of Streptomyces sp. RerS4 includes these proteins:
- a CDS encoding SigE family RNA polymerase sigma factor — protein sequence MVLDDASAEFHDFFERHYAELARFAHLLTGEADGADDLAADALIALWRRWDRLRQAEHPLAYARGVVANLARSRIRSAVRERRRIALFWSRGVEPLDGPDVAAVVDVRTALARLPFRKRTCVVLRHAFDLSEKDTALALGISVGTVKSQTSKGMAELERMLGSTGAAGELLSGRRSR from the coding sequence ATGGTCCTCGATGACGCGTCCGCGGAGTTCCACGACTTCTTCGAACGCCACTACGCCGAACTCGCCCGGTTCGCCCATCTCCTGACGGGCGAGGCGGACGGCGCCGACGATCTGGCCGCGGACGCCCTGATCGCACTGTGGCGGCGCTGGGACCGGCTGCGCCAGGCCGAACACCCGCTCGCCTACGCGCGTGGCGTGGTCGCCAACCTGGCGCGGTCACGGATCCGCAGCGCGGTGCGCGAGCGCCGCCGGATCGCCCTGTTCTGGTCCCGCGGTGTGGAGCCGCTGGACGGACCGGACGTGGCCGCCGTCGTGGACGTGCGTACGGCTCTCGCCCGGTTGCCGTTCCGGAAGCGAACCTGCGTGGTCCTGCGGCACGCCTTCGACCTGTCGGAGAAGGACACCGCTCTGGCCCTCGGGATATCTGTCGGTACGGTGAAGAGCCAGACCTCGAAGGGGATGGCCGAGCTGGAACGGATGCTGGGCAGCACAGGAGCGGCCGGAGAACTGTTGTCGGGGAGGAGGAGCCGTTGA
- the mmsB gene encoding multiple monosaccharide ABC transporter permease, producing the protein MAQTQTTPETTPGTPPTGPRQSAGAVLAAALRGNLRQYGMLVALALIVLLFQFWTDGILLQPLNITNLIQQNGYILILAIGMMIVIIAGHIDLSVGSLAAFVGAAAAVMMVKHHVPWPVALVAALLIGALAGAWQGFWIAYLGIPSFIVTLAGMLLFRGGTQILLQGQSVAPFPKAFQNISSGFLPTVGPHTDYHNLTLLLGLVVWAVAILQEVRGRRRAASYGLEPLPTGLFLAKLGAITAAVVAFTLLLASYHGVPVVLLILGVLLVGFGYVMRNSILGRHTYAIGGNEAAARLSGVKSKRVVFLAFVNMGVLAALAGLVFAARLNAGTPQAGINFELEAIAAAFIGGASSSGGVGTVIGALTGGLVLGVLNNGMSLVGVGTDYQQVIKGLVLLAAVGFDVYNKRKAGA; encoded by the coding sequence ATGGCCCAGACCCAGACCACCCCAGAGACCACGCCCGGCACGCCGCCCACCGGCCCGCGACAGTCCGCGGGCGCCGTACTGGCCGCGGCGCTGCGCGGCAACCTGCGCCAGTACGGGATGCTGGTCGCGCTGGCGCTGATCGTGCTGCTGTTCCAGTTCTGGACGGACGGCATCCTGCTCCAGCCACTCAACATCACCAATCTCATCCAGCAGAACGGTTACATCCTCATCCTGGCCATCGGCATGATGATCGTCATCATCGCCGGGCACATCGACCTGTCGGTGGGGTCGCTCGCCGCCTTCGTCGGGGCCGCCGCGGCGGTGATGATGGTCAAGCACCACGTGCCGTGGCCCGTGGCGCTGGTGGCCGCGCTGCTGATCGGCGCTCTCGCCGGAGCCTGGCAGGGGTTCTGGATCGCCTATCTCGGGATCCCCTCGTTCATCGTCACGCTGGCCGGCATGCTGCTGTTCCGCGGCGGGACCCAGATCCTCCTGCAGGGCCAGTCGGTGGCGCCGTTCCCCAAGGCCTTCCAGAACATCAGCAGCGGCTTCCTTCCCACGGTCGGTCCCCACACCGACTACCACAACCTCACCCTGCTGCTGGGCCTCGTGGTGTGGGCCGTCGCGATCCTGCAGGAGGTGCGCGGCCGGCGGCGGGCCGCCTCGTACGGACTGGAGCCGCTCCCGACGGGGCTGTTCCTGGCGAAGCTCGGCGCGATCACGGCGGCCGTGGTGGCCTTCACACTGCTGCTGGCCAGCTACCACGGGGTGCCGGTCGTGCTGCTGATCCTCGGCGTCCTGCTGGTCGGCTTCGGCTACGTGATGCGCAACTCGATCCTCGGCCGGCACACCTACGCCATCGGCGGCAACGAGGCGGCGGCGAGGCTGTCCGGGGTGAAGAGCAAGCGGGTCGTCTTCCTGGCCTTCGTGAACATGGGCGTCCTCGCGGCCCTCGCCGGGCTGGTCTTCGCGGCGCGCCTCAACGCCGGTACGCCGCAGGCCGGCATCAACTTCGAGTTGGAGGCGATCGCCGCCGCCTTCATCGGCGGCGCCTCCTCAAGCGGGGGTGTGGGAACCGTCATCGGTGCACTCACCGGCGGTCTGGTGCTCGGCGTGCTGAACAACGGCATGTCGCTGGTCGGCGTGGGTACCGACTACCAGCAGGTGATCAAGGGCCTGGTGCTGCTGGCGGCCGTCGGCTTCGACGTCTACAACAAGCGCAAGGCCGGAGCCTGA
- the mmsA gene encoding multiple monosaccharide ABC transporter ATP-binding protein: MALPVLEMRSISKTFPGVKALSEVNLTVAAGEVHAVCGENGAGKSTLMKVLSGLHPHGSYQGDIYFEGDPCRFRDIRASEQRGIVIIHQELALVPYLSIAENIFLGNEHATRGVISWHRTLTHAAALIRQVGLDESPHTRIADLGVGKQQLVEIAKALAKKVKLLILDEPTAALNDEDSRNLLDLILELKAQGISCILISHKLNEIARVADSVTILRDGRTIETIAIGSGGISEERIIRGMVGRDLEHRYPERQPYSAPGAEIGEVAFEIEDWSVRHPIDHRRKVVDGVSLNVRRGEIVGIAGLMGAGRTELAMSVFGRSYGRWTGGRVRLHGREIRTRTVPEAIGHGIAYVTEDRKQLGLNLNDDISRNISLSSLGKVARRGWVDRHEEARIAESFRRTMNIKAPSVFAQTGKLSGGNQQKVVLSKWIFAEPEVLILDEPTRGIDIGAKAEIYTVIADLAAQGKTVLVISSELPELLGLCDRIYTMAEGRITGEVSRADATQESLMRLMTTSPAYPDKQV, translated from the coding sequence ATGGCCCTACCCGTTCTCGAAATGCGGTCGATCAGCAAGACGTTTCCCGGTGTCAAGGCCCTCTCCGAGGTCAACCTGACCGTGGCCGCAGGTGAGGTGCACGCCGTCTGCGGTGAGAACGGCGCCGGCAAGTCCACCCTGATGAAGGTGCTCAGCGGGCTCCACCCCCATGGCAGCTACCAGGGCGATATCTACTTCGAGGGCGATCCCTGCCGGTTCCGGGACATCCGGGCCAGCGAGCAGCGCGGCATCGTGATCATCCACCAGGAACTCGCGCTGGTGCCCTACCTGTCCATCGCCGAGAACATCTTCCTGGGCAACGAGCACGCCACGCGCGGCGTCATCAGCTGGCACCGGACGCTGACCCATGCCGCCGCACTCATCCGGCAGGTCGGACTCGACGAGAGCCCGCACACGAGGATCGCCGATCTCGGCGTGGGAAAACAGCAGTTGGTCGAGATCGCCAAGGCACTCGCCAAGAAGGTCAAGCTACTCATCCTGGACGAGCCGACGGCCGCCCTGAACGACGAGGACAGCCGCAATCTGCTCGACCTGATCCTCGAACTCAAGGCTCAGGGGATCTCCTGCATCCTCATCTCGCACAAGCTGAACGAGATCGCCCGGGTCGCGGACTCCGTCACCATCCTGCGCGACGGGCGGACCATCGAGACCATCGCGATCGGTTCCGGGGGCATCTCCGAGGAACGGATCATCCGCGGCATGGTCGGCCGCGACCTGGAACACCGCTACCCCGAGCGGCAGCCCTACTCGGCACCAGGGGCCGAGATCGGCGAGGTCGCCTTCGAGATCGAGGACTGGAGCGTCCGGCACCCGATCGACCACCGGCGCAAGGTGGTCGACGGCGTCTCGCTCAACGTCCGTCGAGGCGAGATCGTCGGCATCGCCGGCCTCATGGGCGCCGGTCGCACCGAACTGGCCATGAGCGTCTTCGGCCGTTCGTACGGACGGTGGACCGGCGGCCGGGTGCGGCTGCACGGCCGGGAGATCCGCACCCGGACCGTACCGGAGGCGATCGGGCACGGCATCGCGTACGTGACCGAGGACCGCAAGCAGCTCGGCCTCAACCTCAACGACGACATCAGCCGCAACATCTCGCTGAGCTCCCTCGGCAAGGTCGCCCGGCGAGGCTGGGTCGACCGGCACGAGGAGGCGCGGATCGCCGAATCGTTCCGTCGGACCATGAACATCAAGGCCCCCTCGGTGTTCGCGCAGACCGGCAAGCTCAGCGGCGGCAACCAGCAGAAGGTCGTCCTCAGCAAGTGGATCTTCGCCGAGCCGGAGGTGCTGATCCTCGACGAACCCACCCGGGGCATCGACATCGGCGCCAAGGCGGAGATCTACACCGTCATCGCCGATCTCGCCGCCCAGGGCAAGACGGTACTCGTCATCTCTTCCGAACTCCCCGAACTCCTGGGCCTGTGCGACCGGATCTACACCATGGCCGAAGGCCGGATCACCGGTGAGGTGAGCCGTGCCGACGCCACCCAGGAATCCCTCATGCGGCTCATGACCACGAGCCCCGCATACCCCGACAAGCAGGTGTGA
- the chvE gene encoding multiple monosaccharide ABC transporter substrate-binding protein, translating to MGLTLSLAACGQSANGAGDGATGATGGSGGGAKGGLIGIAMPTKSSERWINDGNNMVKEFQAKGYKTDLQYGDNVVENQVSQVENMITKGAKLLVIAAIDGSSLTNVLQKAADAHVPVISYDRLIRGTGNVDYYATFDNYKVGVLQGSYIVDKLGLKDGKGPFNVELFAGSPDDNNANFFFNGAMSVLKPYVDDKKLVVQSGQTAFNQVATLRWDGGLAQSRMDNLLSKSYTAARVDAVLSPYDGISIGIISSLKGVGYGAGRPLPVVTGQDAELASVKSIIAGEQTQTVYKDTRQLAKAAVQMGDALLTGGKPEVNDTSQYDNGVKTVPAQLLQPVSVDKENYQKVLVDSGQYTADQLK from the coding sequence GTGGGTCTCACGCTGTCCCTGGCGGCCTGCGGCCAGAGCGCCAACGGCGCGGGTGACGGCGCAACCGGCGCAACCGGCGGATCCGGCGGGGGCGCCAAAGGCGGCCTCATCGGCATCGCGATGCCGACCAAGTCGTCTGAGCGCTGGATCAACGACGGCAACAACATGGTCAAGGAGTTCCAGGCCAAGGGCTACAAGACCGACCTCCAGTACGGCGACAACGTCGTGGAGAACCAGGTCTCCCAGGTGGAGAACATGATCACCAAGGGGGCCAAGCTGCTGGTGATCGCCGCCATCGACGGCTCCTCGCTCACCAACGTGCTGCAGAAGGCCGCCGATGCCCACGTCCCCGTCATCTCCTACGACCGGCTGATCCGCGGCACCGGGAACGTCGACTACTACGCGACCTTCGACAACTACAAGGTCGGTGTCCTCCAGGGCAGTTACATCGTCGACAAGCTCGGCCTCAAGGACGGCAAGGGGCCGTTCAACGTAGAGCTGTTCGCGGGCTCACCGGACGACAACAACGCCAACTTCTTCTTCAACGGTGCGATGAGCGTCCTCAAGCCCTATGTCGACGACAAGAAGTTGGTCGTGCAGAGCGGCCAGACCGCCTTCAACCAGGTCGCCACACTGCGCTGGGACGGCGGTCTCGCCCAGTCCCGGATGGACAACCTGCTGAGCAAGTCGTACACCGCCGCCCGCGTGGACGCCGTGCTCTCGCCGTACGACGGCATCTCGATCGGCATCATCTCCTCGCTCAAGGGCGTCGGCTACGGCGCCGGCCGGCCGCTGCCCGTCGTCACGGGCCAGGACGCCGAGCTGGCCTCGGTGAAGTCGATCATCGCGGGCGAGCAGACCCAGACCGTCTACAAGGACACCCGCCAACTGGCGAAGGCCGCCGTGCAGATGGGCGACGCTCTGCTGACCGGCGGCAAGCCCGAGGTCAATGACACCAGCCAGTACGACAACGGCGTCAAGACCGTACCGGCGCAGCTGCTCCAGCCGGTCAGCGTCGACAAGGAGAACTACCAGAAGGTCCTGGTGGACAGCGGCCAGTACACCGCGGACCAGCTCAAGTAA
- the xylA gene encoding xylose isomerase — protein MTSDPLVPTPAHKFTFGLWTVGWQGRDPFGDATRPALDPVESVERLAALGAYGVTFHDDDLIPFAAGDTAREQAVKRFRTALDTAGLKVPMATTNLFTHPVFKDGAFTANDRDVRRYALRKTIRNIDLAVELGASVYVAWGGREGAESGAAKDVRTALDRLKEAFDLLGEYVDGQGYDLRFAIEPKPNEPRGDILLPTIGHALAFINELERPERVGLNPEVGHEQMAGLNFPHGIAQALWHDKLFHIDLNGQTGIKYDQDLRFGAGDLRQAFWLVDLLESAGYDGPRHFDFKPPRTEDSAGVWASAAGCMRNYLLLAERSRAFRSDPEVQAALTASRLPELALPTAEDGLAGLLADPSAFDDFDVDAAARRGMAFEQLDQLALEHLLGAR, from the coding sequence ATGACCAGCGACCCGCTCGTCCCCACCCCCGCGCACAAGTTCACCTTCGGCCTGTGGACCGTCGGCTGGCAGGGCCGGGACCCCTTCGGCGACGCCACCCGGCCCGCCCTCGACCCGGTCGAGTCCGTGGAGCGACTGGCCGCACTCGGCGCCTACGGCGTCACCTTCCACGACGACGACCTGATCCCCTTCGCGGCCGGCGACACCGCACGCGAGCAGGCGGTCAAGCGCTTCCGCACCGCACTCGACACGGCCGGGCTGAAGGTCCCGATGGCCACCACCAACCTCTTCACCCACCCCGTGTTCAAGGACGGCGCCTTCACCGCCAACGACCGGGACGTCCGCCGGTACGCGCTGCGCAAGACGATCCGCAACATCGACCTGGCCGTGGAACTCGGCGCCTCGGTCTACGTCGCCTGGGGCGGCCGCGAGGGCGCCGAGTCGGGCGCGGCCAAGGACGTGCGCACCGCCCTCGACCGGCTGAAGGAGGCCTTCGACCTGCTGGGCGAATACGTCGACGGCCAAGGCTACGACCTGCGCTTCGCGATCGAACCCAAGCCCAACGAGCCGCGCGGCGACATCCTGCTGCCCACCATCGGCCACGCCCTGGCGTTCATCAACGAGTTGGAGCGGCCCGAGCGGGTCGGCCTCAACCCGGAGGTCGGCCACGAGCAGATGGCCGGACTGAACTTCCCGCACGGCATCGCCCAGGCTTTGTGGCACGACAAGCTGTTCCACATCGACCTCAACGGCCAGACCGGCATCAAGTACGACCAGGACCTGCGCTTCGGCGCGGGCGACCTGCGCCAGGCCTTCTGGCTGGTCGACCTGCTGGAGTCGGCCGGCTATGACGGCCCCCGCCACTTCGACTTCAAGCCGCCGCGCACGGAGGACTCCGCCGGAGTCTGGGCCTCGGCAGCCGGCTGCATGCGCAACTACCTGCTCCTGGCCGAGCGTTCCCGCGCCTTCCGTTCCGATCCGGAGGTCCAGGCCGCGCTCACCGCCTCCCGGCTGCCCGAACTGGCCCTCCCCACCGCCGAGGACGGCCTGGCCGGTCTCCTGGCCGACCCGTCCGCCTTCGACGACTTCGACGTCGACGCCGCCGCCCGCCGCGGCATGGCCTTCGAACAACTCGACCAGCTCGCGCTCGAACACCTCCTCGGCGCCCGCTGA